Proteins encoded together in one candidate division TA06 bacterium window:
- the coaD gene encoding pantetheine-phosphate adenylyltransferase has product MLKTAIYPGTFDPVTNGHIDLMERALKIFDRLIVAVAVNDRKTLLFTLEERVELLKKCAPRSAKLNITSFDGLLVDFARSQKATALVRGLRAVSDFEYEFQMALMNRKLDKNIETIYLMPSEQYTCLNSGLVKEVARMGGRLDGLLPALVSKMLKRKYQNLKERKLI; this is encoded by the coding sequence GTGCTAAAGACCGCCATCTATCCCGGCACATTTGATCCGGTCACCAACGGGCATATCGACCTGATGGAGCGGGCCCTGAAGATATTCGACCGGCTGATAGTGGCCGTGGCCGTGAACGACCGCAAGACTCTGCTGTTCACTTTGGAAGAAAGGGTGGAGCTGCTGAAAAAATGCGCTCCCCGGTCGGCCAAACTTAATATCACCAGTTTCGACGGCTTGTTAGTGGATTTCGCCCGGAGCCAGAAGGCCACCGCCCTGGTGCGGGGTTTGCGGGCGGTGTCGGATTTCGAATACGAGTTCCAGATGGCTTTAATGAACCGCAAACTTGACAAGAACATCGAAACCATTTACCTGATGCCCTCGGAACAGTATACCTGTCTCAATTCCGGACTGGTCAAGGAGGTGGCCAGGATGGGCGGGAGGCTGGACGGTCTGTTGCCGGCCCTGGTGTCCAAGATGCTTAAACGAAAATATCAGAACTTAAAAGAACGAAAATTAATTTAA
- the rsmD gene encoding 16S rRNA (guanine(966)-N(2))-methyltransferase RsmD: MLKIIAGEYRGRILKTPAGKQVRPSSGLLRGVIFNVLGDMVAGKKVLDIYAGSGVLGIEALSRGAAEVTLVEADHKTSDLISQNMEMLKIQKRAKVIRHDALDFISSSGGQFDIVLADPPYQANISLQILDLAWKHGLLAPDGILVLQHHRAESIVSEAQGLVLWKCKKHGKSSVEFYTVNNEQ, encoded by the coding sequence ATGCTTAAGATCATTGCCGGAGAATACCGGGGCCGGATTTTGAAAACCCCGGCGGGGAAACAGGTCCGGCCGTCCAGCGGCCTCTTAAGGGGCGTGATATTCAACGTATTGGGCGATATGGTGGCCGGCAAAAAAGTGCTGGATATTTATGCCGGCAGCGGGGTTTTGGGAATAGAAGCTTTGTCCCGGGGGGCGGCCGAAGTTACCTTGGTGGAGGCCGATCATAAAACGTCCGATCTCATTAGTCAGAACATGGAAATGCTAAAGATCCAAAAAAGGGCGAAGGTAATCCGCCATGACGCCCTGGATTTCATCTCTTCTTCCGGCGGGCAATTTGACATCGTGTTGGCCGATCCGCCTTATCAAGCCAACATTTCCTTGCAGATACTGGATCTGGCCTGGAAGCATGGCCTGCTTGCTCCCGATGGGATCTTAGTGCTACAGCATCACCGGGCCGAAAGTATTGTATCCGAAGCTCAGGGACTGGTTTTGTGGAAATGCAAGAAACATGGCAAGAGCAGCGTGGAGTTCTATACAGTGAACAATGAACAGTGA